The genomic region TGGCGGGAGATACATATGTGCTCCGAAGTTAGAAACTAGACTATAATAGTCTGAACTATAATATTCTGATCCCTAATACGGTGGGTCAATCATTCGATCTTTCATCTACTAATGCTCCGACAGACATCCCCGAATGTTCCGTTAGTCGTCCTGTGAGCGGATTTCGCTGGCCCGCTGTTCAAGCCGGCGGAGAATCTGGATGCGCTGCTGATTCGCGTTCTCATAGGCGACGCAGGCTCGGAGCGTCTCCACGTCGTGAATCGTCGCGATACCAGCGTTGATGAGCCGGGTATTTGGCGGTTCGAGACGCTGTTCCGGTGTGAGACCGTCTGATTCGGCGGATAGATCTGACGAGTGTCCTCAGCAAGGTCGTGGATATACTCGCGGAGGGTTTCCATATCCTCGCGGGCGCCTTCGAGCGTCTTACCCTCACTTTGGCCGTGATCTTGTCTTGATCGCGAGTACCAGTACCGCGAGTGAGTTTGACGGTGAGTGAGACGCCGACATCGCTTCGCTCGACGTACTCGGTTGGTGCCTGACGCTCACGGTTCTGCGGCGATTCTGCGCCCGTACGAGGCTGCTGGCTGTGTTCTGACATTGATCGCTCCTGTGATCGTTAGTTGACGGACGGTGCGACTGGATCGTCGACTCTCTCACGAAGGACTGCATCTATCTCGCGTCCCGTGAGTCGCCAGCAGCCGTCGGGTCCTGTAGCAACTCTAGCTGGCTCACTACTTCGGTCTTGAACGCCTTGTACTCCGCAAGCGCCACCTCCTCATTATCAGTGTAATCGAGCAGGAGGGCGAGTGCGAGTTGGGCTGGCCCGCTGCCACCATCTCCCCATTCGAAGCCCGAAGGACTGTGATTCGCCAGCTCGAGGCTCCGCTCTGGCGTGAGCTGTTCTTGGTCCGATTGCCTCTCGACAATGGCGCGGCCTCGACGACGGGAACCGACGTAGATGACGTCGGGATCAGCCGAGGTTCGTGACTGTACGTGTGAGCGTGCGTCGCTGATTCCACTCATAGGTTGGTTCGCGGGAGGCTCGTTCGATCACCCCCGTACCCCTCTCGTGGGTCCAAAAACAGGACGGAGCTGCGTTCGGCAACGTATTTGACAGTTGCAACGTACTGTCCAGGTATATCGGGATGGCTGTACTGGATGATCTCTCAGGGTTCGAGTTCGAAGATGTAATAGAGGACGTCTTCCGTAATCTCGGCTACGAGAACGTCCGCCAGGCAGCGCGGACGGCCGACGAGGGCCGCGACGTCATCATGGAGGAGGTTGTCGACGGTACCCGCCGCGCGATCATTGTAGAATGCAAGCATACAGGGACGGTCGGGCGGCCGGTCGTCCAGAAGCTCCACTCGGCGATCGCGACGTTCGACTTCGACGGCCCCAAACGCGGAATGGTCGTCACGACCGGCCGGTTCACGAACCCTGCTCAGGAGTACGCCGACCGCCTCCAGCAGAACGACGACCCGCACCCAATCGAGTTGCTCGACGGCGAGGATCTCCGGGAGATTGCCGACGAGATCGGGCTCGACCTCTACAACGGGCGCATCGAGATTCTCTGCGACGAGACCTTGCGCCCGTACGACCCGGCCGCCGACGTCGACGCGGCCGTCGCGGAGGCGTTCCGCGACATCGAGAACATCGAGGCTGCCGACCTCCCAGACCCACACTCATCGGTGACGTTCCGCCCGGTGGTCGCGGTTACCGCGGACACGAACGCCGTCTTCGAGACGTCGGTAGGCGTCATTCACCGGATCAACGACCGGCCCCGATTCGTTGCCCACGCCGAACGCGGGCAGCCCCAGGTCGTCGACGAGGACGTCGGGACGCTGGTCACCGAGAATCTCCACGCGACGGTCGACCTCGACACCGAGCAGTTCGGAGCGGTGTTCGACGACGTCGAGGAGCGACGGTTCGGGCAGACCCAAACGGAGTACAAGGAATGGGCCGTCGAGCGGCTCCAGCAGCACCACACGACGACGGTCTCCTACACGGGCGACAATAACGTCACCTACAACAAGACCTGCGAGCCGAACCGCTCGGACATCTCCGTCCAATCAATTGAACCAGTGTACCTCCCCGAAGTTCGGCACACCACCGACATCCAAGCGTACACCTACCCCTACGAGTACTACGCGGCAGGACCATCAAGGGTGACTGCCGAGGACGGCATCCATCAGTGCGTCCACTGTGACACGAGCGGCGGCGACGAGACGTACACCTACTGTTCGAACTGCGGGGCAATCGCCTGCTCCAGCCACATCAAAACGGAGCGGCTGGAAGGCGAGCCGATCTGTACGGGCTGTGCAGTCACCGAGCGGTTCGCGCTGAAGACGAAGTACTTCTACGACGAGGAGAATCTCGAAGCGTTCCGCGAAGAGTACGCGGATATGTCGATTCACGAGAGGGCGATGGAGAATACACTGCTAGTCGGTGGTGGTATTGTGACGACGCTGCTGGTGATCCTCGGCCTCCTTGTTATATCGGGGATGATCTAGGTGCCGCCAGTAGCCGTCAAAACTCTGCGAGACTTCGGTTCTGTGCTGGCGTCGTCGCTCTCCCTACCTGGATGAGTTCGAACTGCGCCAGATCGACATCGACCGCTCCGCCGATTTGGTTCCGAAGCTCGTCGTCCAGCGATGCGACCTCGATCGCTGTTAGTGTCCGCTGAGTCAACGCGTAACTGCTCGCCAACCCTGTTGGTCTGATAGCGAGCACGGAATCGGCTGGCGCGTCCCCGAGCGCACATTCCGCATCTCGGTGGGTGTAAACTCTCGCCTGTAGCTCTTCCACCGGCAACAACGGAGTCGCATCTCCGTAGTCGAGATAACCGCCCGCATCGGAGAAATGCCTTATGCTCATCAAGCTATACTAATTAATTACTTCTACTTATTTCTTATGCTGGCCAAAGGATTATTCGCCGCGAAGCCGGAGGCTGGGATAATGGGACGAGACCTCTACGTCTGTACCGCGGGTGATCTCGCTACGCGGTCGATTGCGTCACAATCACCGGATGCCACGGTCGCTGCGACCACTGACTGGCTTGAGTCGGAGGGATATGATGTAGCACCTGTCATCGACGGAGAGACAGTTGTCGGATACGTCGAACTCGACCACCTGCAGGATGCAGCGGCTGACGATCAAATTGCAGCGCACACGAACCCAGTAACGTTCGAGGAGATCATCAGTACCGACGCCACGTTCGATGAGGTACTCTCGGCACTCTACGAGTCCCCGTTTTATTTTCTGGGCGGGCGGAATCGGCTGACGGGCATCCTGACGCGCGCGGACCTGAACACGTCGCCCGCGCTGATCCACCTCTTCGACCGCATCACACTACTCGAAGAGCGCTTCCGTGAGCTCATTCTTGACGAGGTCCCTGACTGGAAGGAGCGTATATCTCTCGATCCAAATATTGTGGAAGATATCGAAGAGAGACACGCTGACGCCCGGCAATCAAACATCGAACTCGATGAAATCCATTACGCTCAGTTCTCAACGCTTGCGACGATCATCAGTAATATCGAGGTCTGCTGGGACGCCTGTGGCTTTTCGAGCGATCACCGAGCGTCGAGCCAACTCGACGATCTGACCGAGTTGCGAAACTCCGTCGCTCACTCACAACTGATCGTCCAGCACACTGGCGAGGGGTTGGGAAAGGGGAGAACGATCGGTAAAGTCGAACAGACCTACACGACGCTTACGGACTGTCTGGACGCTCTCTAGACGTGGCCATGGACAACCTCGGGAACATTCTCGAACCCTCATCTGCCTTCGAGAATTCCTGAAGTGCCGATCAGACCATTTCCTACGCAGGTTTAACGAGCCGTTTGTCGAGAGCGGCCGTCAACGAACCTTCGAAACTGCCAGGACGCCTGCTCGAAGGCTTCCTCAGTGGGGCCATCCCACCGGGGGAACGCAGAATGACCGCTCACCTTGACGGTCCACTCGGATGGCTCCTCGAACGGATTCCGTGCGGGGAGTTCGACGACGTAGAGATACTCCTCGTCGCCGTGAATGCCGTCTGCTGGATTTTCGACGCCGTGACCGAGCAGGAACAGCGGCTGGTCGAGATGCCCCATATTGTCCGGGTCGAGGAGACCCGAGGGTTGGTCAGCGTGGATGCTCCGATCACGACCTTCATCCACGTAGAGGGTCATCGTCGAGAGCGTGTCGAGGAACTGGGCAGCGGCGTACGCAGGCCTGCGCTCTGTTCGTGTCTCGTCGAGCAGCTGCTTCAGCTGGTCCAGGTCACGGGGGACGCTATCGGGATACCCGTCCGAGTGGCGGTAGATTTGTGCAATGCGGTCGGTATCGGACTGTTCGCCTGCGGTCTCGCTCCGTTGGATGAATCGGCACCGTCTAGTTTAGCACCTCCTCAGCCGGCGTGCGGTGGTTGAGTGCCTGATGCGGTCGCTGTCGATTGTAATACTTGACGAAGACAGCGAGCCACTGCTGGGCGCTAGCCCGACTGCCCACCCATGAGGCGTGAAAGCGGTCGATCCGCATTCTGAGGGTCTGAAACCACTTTTCGATGTGGTTTCGGAACGAGTAGTCGAGCCGACCGCTGAGATCGAGGCGCGCGAGGGCAGTCAAATAGCCGTAGTCATCGACCAGAAACACGGTGTCTGTAAACTCGTGTTTCCGGTCGAGGGAGCGCAGAAACGCCGTTGCAGCGTCGGTGCCACGGTGTTCGAAGAGTTCAGCGCCCAGTACGAGTTTTGTGTCGGTGTCGATCGCGGCGTAGAGCCAGTGGAGCTCACCGTTAATCCTGACAGCCAGCTCATCGACAGCGACCCGCGACGGCGTTGCCGTCGGCGGGTCTGCCAGGCTGTCGGCCAGCCGGTGAATCCACTGCCAAACCGCTCCGTGCGAGCGGTCAACGCCCAGCAGCCGTAACACCGCGGTTGTTTCCCTGATCGATAAGCCGGCAGCGGTGAGCCGGACGCCGAACGCCCTGACGGGCGTCGGCGTCCGCTCACGCTGCCAACACTCAAGATCATCCGTCGCGAAACTCTCTTTGAGCAGGTCTGAGAGTGGCATAGACACCTACCTCTTCGACCTGCTCACTCCTTAGCTAGACAGTGCCGCTTTCAGCATCTCTTTGACCTCCCGATTGTAGTCAAATAAGCTGATTTTGTCGACTCCCTTACTGTGAGGAGGCCAAATATCCGCCGATTCCAGCCGAGAGGACCGCGAGCAGCGACGCCGCGAGGCGCAGCAATTGTGGCGTCGATCCAAGCGGAGGTGGTCCCTTCGAGACCTCCATCATATCGTAGCGCATCACCGTTTTGTGGTGGCTCTCAGCTCCTTCATCTCGTGCTCGACGATCCTGATTGAACGGTTCGTCTGCCGTCGGAAGGGTCGCGTTCTCGGGACGTTCGATCGCAACATACCCGGGTCTCGTATCCGGGTTCTCTCTCCGAGCCTGTGACCGCTCCGCGCCGGTCATGTAGTCAAATTCGGGCGCTCCTTGTCCCGGCGAAGTGCGGTACGTCCCACCATTTTCGAGCGTTCGAACGTACAGCTCTTGCCCTCGATCGGAAAGATTCTCGTACGGGATAATCGTCACACCGTCTTCCTCAAGTTTGTCTCGGCCGTCGAAGGTGACTGCCGTCGTGTCGTGCGTGAGCACCGCCTGAACGGGAAACAGTGTGGGCACTGTGAACAGGATGATCGCAAGAGCGAGGAGCGCCGTTCCGACCGCAGTGCGTCGATCCATCGATCTCATTCTAGATCAGCTCGATTAAACGCCCAATATCCAGCGAACAACGGGATCACGAGCCAAAACGCGAGGATGACGAGAGAAAACTCGTCGGTAAGGTACACCGGAAGATTAAGATCGGTCGTCGCTGCCTGCGTGCGCGTACTCGCTGCCGCGTTCGTGGCGCTATCGCGGAAGAGTTGCTGTTGCAGCCTGTCGGGCAAGACGAGGTTGATCGACTTCCGGTACGCGAGGAACGGGCTTGTGTACTGAACTGCATTGTAGAGATCCGGATTGCTCTTCATACCAAGTATGGACGTGTGAATCCCACGGACCAGGTTTTTGATCTGGATCAGGGGAAATACGTAGAGGATGACGAGGACGAAGTACGACGTCAGCGAACTGGCGATCGCTCGGCTTCGCGTCGCCGCCGCCGCCGACACTGCGATGGCGATGCTCACGAACACCGAACCATAGATGATCGTTAGCAGAAGCGTCCCAAGAATAACACCAGCGGGGAACACACCGAATTTGGCCAGCGAAATGCTGATCGCGGCGATGTACATGAATACGACGCCCGATGCGACGATCCCGAGTCGGCTTAGAAGCTTCCCGACGAAGACGTCCCGACGGGTGTTCGGGAACGACAGCAAGAACTTGATCCCGCCGCCTTCGCGTTCCCCGGCGATAGCCATGTACGTCGCGGCCAACGCGATGATAGGTAGCAGTACCGCCAGTAGCTGCGTTAACATCCGGAACGAACTCTGGACAGTCTCGATCCCGGTCAATCGGTAGCCTCGAGCCGTAAACCCGAGGAGGACTGCAATCTG from Natronoarchaeum mannanilyticum harbors:
- a CDS encoding CBS domain-containing protein, producing MGRDLYVCTAGDLATRSIASQSPDATVAATTDWLESEGYDVAPVIDGETVVGYVELDHLQDAAADDQIAAHTNPVTFEEIISTDATFDEVLSALYESPFYFLGGRNRLTGILTRADLNTSPALIHLFDRITLLEERFRELILDEVPDWKERISLDPNIVEDIEERHADARQSNIELDEIHYAQFSTLATIISNIEVCWDACGFSSDHRASSQLDDLTELRNSVAHSQLIVQHTGEGLGKGRTIGKVEQTYTTLTDCLDAL
- a CDS encoding IS6 family transposase, with the translated sequence MPLSDLLKESFATDDLECWQRERTPTPVRAFGVRLTAAGLSIRETTAVLRLLGVDRSHGAVWQWIHRLADSLADPPTATPSRVAVDELAVRINGELHWLYAAIDTDTKLVLGAELFEHRGTDAATAFLRSLDRKHEFTDTVFLVDDYGYLTALARLDLSGRLDYSFRNHIEKWFQTLRMRIDRFHASWVGSRASAQQWLAVFVKYYNRQRPHQALNHRTPAEEVLN
- a CDS encoding restriction endonuclease, whose amino-acid sequence is MAVLDDLSGFEFEDVIEDVFRNLGYENVRQAARTADEGRDVIMEEVVDGTRRAIIVECKHTGTVGRPVVQKLHSAIATFDFDGPKRGMVVTTGRFTNPAQEYADRLQQNDDPHPIELLDGEDLREIADEIGLDLYNGRIEILCDETLRPYDPAADVDAAVAEAFRDIENIEAADLPDPHSSVTFRPVVAVTADTNAVFETSVGVIHRINDRPRFVAHAERGQPQVVDEDVGTLVTENLHATVDLDTEQFGAVFDDVEERRFGQTQTEYKEWAVERLQQHHTTTVSYTGDNNVTYNKTCEPNRSDISVQSIEPVYLPEVRHTTDIQAYTYPYEYYAAGPSRVTAEDGIHQCVHCDTSGGDETYTYCSNCGAIACSSHIKTERLEGEPICTGCAVTERFALKTKYFYDEENLEAFREEYADMSIHERAMENTLLVGGGIVTTLLVILGLLVISGMI
- a CDS encoding ABC transporter permease, whose amino-acid sequence is MSVLTVAKKDFKGARRSRTLWVAAVLLGQIAVLLGFTARGYRLTGIETVQSSFRMLTQLLAVLLPIIALAATYMAIAGEREGGGIKFLLSFPNTRRDVFVGKLLSRLGIVASGVVFMYIAAISISLAKFGVFPAGVILGTLLLTIIYGSVFVSIAIAVSAAAATRSRAIASSLTSYFVLVILYVFPLIQIKNLVRGIHTSILGMKSNPDLYNAVQYTSPFLAYRKSINLVLPDRLQQQLFRDSATNAAASTRTQAATTDLNLPVYLTDEFSLVILAFWLVIPLFAGYWAFNRADLE